In Syntrophorhabdaceae bacterium, the DNA window TCTCGGGTCGACAAAAAACCTGAAGGTCGATGTGCGGATCATCGCCGCTACGAATAAGAACCTTCACGAGGAGATGAAGAAAGGCAACTTTAGAAAAGATCTTTTTTACCGTCTTAATATCAACTCCGTCTATCTTCCCCCGCTCAGGGAGAGAAAAGGGGATATTCAGCTGCTTTCGTACCACTTCCTGCGCAGGTTCTGCCAGACGAACAACAAGAAGATCGAGAAGATTTCCGAAGGGGTGATGAAATCCCTTACCCGGTACGATTATCCCGGTAATGTCCGTGAGCTGATGAATATCATCAACAGCGCTGTGATCGTGGAGTCCACGAATGAATTGAGAAAGAAATCCCTGCCCAGCTATTTTCTCGAAAACGCGGGGTTCGGCGACTACGGGCCAACGGACGCCCCCCTGAAGACCCTCGAAGAGATCGAAAATGATCATATCGGAAGGGTCCTCAACTATACTGGCGGCAACAAGACCAAGGCGGCCCAGATACTTGGGATCTCGAGGGTCAGCCTTATCGCAAAAGCAAAGAGGCAGAAAGCAGAGTAAAAGACAGTCGATAGTCGATAGTGAATAGTAGATAGTAGAAAAACAAAACACATTACGCGAATGGTTTTTTTCCAATCTCGATATACGATCTACTAAATACGATATACAGTTTGTTCTGCGGTAGTCCCCTCACGACTTACGATTTACGGATGTCACCCTTTTACGCGAAAGGGGTCAAAAGTATTGACAATCTACAAATAAAAAAGGTAAGAGTTAACAATAGTACGCTCAGAAAACCGTACAATTTTAGAACGGTTAGGGTATAAGAAAAGGATGGTTTCTTATAAAGACGGCAAGTCTATAGGGGGAAAACCATGAAAGCCCGGCCATTTTCTATAGGAAAAAAATTGGGGCCACAGTATTGCCTGCCCCATTTTCCTTCATCTTTTGACGATGCAATGAACATGCTTACGCATTCAGTTGATGGATTAATATTGGCCGATGCTACCGGGAAGGTTTTGTTGATAAATCCTGCAGTTGAACGGGTTACCCATATATCTCCAAAGATGCTGCTCGGAAACAGGCTGGGGGATCTTCTTAGTCGAGGCATCGGCACTGATTCTGCTATTGTGAGAGCTTTAGAGAAAGAGAAACCATGCACGATCAGACTCACGACCGTCGGTACCAGAGAGGTACTGAGCAGCGCATGCCCCGTACGCGGCCAGAACGGGAGCATTACGGGCGTTGTCTGCAACCTGAGAAGTATTGCTGACTTGCATCGATGGGGTTTGGAAAGCATTCAGAAGATAGGAAAACCTTCAGAATCAGGTTTGATCGTGAGAAGCAAGGCCATGACAGACGTTATCGAACTTGCGAGGCGTGTTGCAGGAACGGAAAGTAGTATATTGATTCTGGGTGAGACAGGGGTTGGGAAGGACGTGCTTGCCCGTTTTATCTATGATACGGGCAAACGGCCAGGTCCCTTCATAAAAGTCAATTGCTCAGCCGTCCCGGGCAGTCTTTTTGAGTCGGAGTTTTTTGGTTACGAGGCCGGCGCTTTCACGGGAGCAAGACAAACAGGCAAGAGCGGATTCATAGAAAGAGCTGATAAAGGTGTGCTCTTTCTGGACGAGATAGGAGAATTGCCTTTAGAACTTCAAAGCAAACTCCTCACCGTTTTGGAGAGCCATGAAGTTGTTCGTGTCGGTGGGAAGTCACCGCGAAAGATAGATGTGAGAATAGTAGCTGCCACTAATAAGGATTTGGCTCACTGTGTTCGGTCAGGCCATTTCAGAGAAGATTTATATTACAGAATTGCGGTAATACCTATCTATGTCCCTCCGTTGAGAGAGCGGAAAGAAGATACGCTTGAGCTATTAGCGCGTTTTGTCCATGACTTGAATATCAAGTATGGAATAAAGAAGTATTTTGACCCTCAGCTTGTTCGGTTTCTATGTGA includes these proteins:
- a CDS encoding sigma 54-interacting transcriptional regulator, with the protein product MKARPFSIGKKLGPQYCLPHFPSSFDDAMNMLTHSVDGLILADATGKVLLINPAVERVTHISPKMLLGNRLGDLLSRGIGTDSAIVRALEKEKPCTIRLTTVGTREVLSSACPVRGQNGSITGVVCNLRSIADLHRWGLESIQKIGKPSESGLIVRSKAMTDVIELARRVAGTESSILILGETGVGKDVLARFIYDTGKRPGPFIKVNCSAVPGSLFESEFFGYEAGAFTGARQTGKSGFIERADKGVLFLDEIGELPLELQSKLLTVLESHEVVRVGGKSPRKIDVRIVAATNKDLAHCVRSGHFREDLYYRIAVIPIYVPPLRERKEDTLELLARFVHDLNIKYGIKKYFDPQLVRFLCDYGWPGNVRELRNVIERLFLMADSSVVTVKTLEKVGNDLRKPEAPSCSMQDKDKTLRERIEQYEINIIRQAIEDAGTYREAAFRLGISLSTINRKARQMQHLKKLTQDIIPE